A DNA window from Methylobacterium sp. NMS14P contains the following coding sequences:
- a CDS encoding helix-turn-helix domain-containing protein: MSRLPSLYIDTTTLPAEVGFETWRRLMAPMYDIRPSAHGLRQPGGSTIVYPLGDLIANRTLFSTQHITRDRRRVETTPDHITFQLWRTGGFSGLVEDTNTTCGPGTVALSDRRRTLDLQFAAADTLGLIVPRALLSGLDLEGRSVRFDPVRNRLLTARLTALYRQLAHTEMAEVPALRTELLAFLRGILDRSRASDVLERRELDRGLLVLAERHIRARMADPDLTPAAIALELGVSRSALYRLFGRLGGVRAYLHEQRLLALHGALADPLEMRSVARLAERHGFSTSAYFSRSFRARFGLTPRDWRATERERVRARWQATPERFIRQFEQLGQRQ, encoded by the coding sequence ATGTCGCGCCTGCCGTCGCTCTACATCGACACCACCACCCTGCCGGCAGAGGTCGGCTTTGAGACGTGGCGCCGCCTCATGGCGCCGATGTACGACATACGCCCAAGCGCTCACGGTCTGCGTCAGCCTGGCGGCAGCACCATCGTCTATCCACTCGGCGACCTCATCGCCAACCGCACGCTGTTCTCCACCCAACACATCACGCGCGATCGCCGGCGGGTCGAGACCACCCCAGATCACATCACGTTCCAGCTCTGGCGCACTGGCGGTTTCTCGGGGCTGGTCGAGGATACGAACACTACCTGCGGGCCGGGCACCGTCGCGCTGTCAGATCGGAGGCGGACCCTCGATCTGCAGTTTGCTGCCGCCGACACACTCGGGCTGATCGTGCCGCGCGCACTGCTGTCGGGCTTAGACCTTGAGGGGCGCAGCGTGCGCTTCGACCCCGTGCGTAACCGCCTTCTGACGGCGCGGCTGACAGCACTCTATCGTCAGCTCGCCCACACTGAGATGGCGGAGGTACCCGCGCTACGGACCGAACTCCTCGCGTTCCTGCGCGGCATCCTCGACCGCTCGCGGGCCTCCGATGTCTTAGAGAGAAGGGAACTCGACCGCGGGCTGCTTGTGCTCGCTGAGCGGCACATACGGGCGCGCATGGCCGATCCGGATCTGACGCCGGCCGCGATCGCGTTGGAGTTGGGGGTGTCGCGCTCGGCTCTCTACCGATTGTTCGGCCGATTAGGCGGGGTTCGAGCTTACCTGCACGAGCAGCGGTTGCTGGCACTGCATGGTGCACTCGCCGATCCGCTGGAGATGAGGAGCGTGGCTCGCCTGGCCGAGAGGCACGGCTTCAGCACGTCGGCCTACTTCAGCCGCAGCTTCCGCGCACGTTTCGGATTGACGCCGCGCGACTGGCGGGCAACCGAACGCGAGCGGGTGCGAGCTCGGTGGCAGGCGACACCCGAGCGGTTCATCCGGCAGTTCGAGCAGCTTGGACAGCGTCAATAG
- a CDS encoding 3',5'-cyclic-nucleotide phosphodiesterase gives MRSLILAFGLVTIVAPTLAQAPNRGNADLQTNCAGDALAFCAGIDPNSPQMDACFKKNLSRMSPNCRRAIDAYEKAGGR, from the coding sequence GTGCGCAGCCTGATCCTCGCTTTCGGCCTCGTTACTATCGTCGCGCCCACCTTGGCGCAGGCGCCCAACCGCGGCAACGCAGACCTACAAACCAACTGTGCGGGTGACGCCCTCGCATTCTGCGCCGGCATTGATCCGAACAGCCCGCAGATGGACGCCTGCTTTAAGAAAAACCTGAGCCGGATGTCCCCGAATTGCCGTCGTGCCATCGACGCCTACGAGAAGGCCGGCGGTAGGTAG
- a CDS encoding 3',5'-cyclic-nucleotide phosphodiesterase, with product MRSVILALGLIAVATPVLGAPDASASKRGNKDLKTYCSGDAVTFCSGNDPDSPEMDACFKKNMDKISENCRRAITAYKGGGGK from the coding sequence ATGCGAAGCGTCATCCTGGCACTCGGCCTCATCGCCGTCGCGACTCCCGTGCTTGGGGCTCCAGATGCGTCGGCCTCAAAGCGTGGGAATAAAGATCTGAAGACCTACTGCTCCGGCGATGCGGTCACGTTCTGCAGCGGCAATGATCCGGACAGCCCGGAGATGGACGCATGTTTTAAGAAGAACATGGACAAGATTTCGGAGAACTGCCGGCGTGCGATCACGGCCTACAAGGGTGGTGGGGGCAAGTAG
- a CDS encoding DUF6894 family protein, translating to MSRYFISTAIGHEVQDEEGVELPSYDALRTILRHTLAAILHDEAEESGETDLTARAYDEDGRLVMQARASFSVTDQ from the coding sequence GTGTCACGCTACTTCATCAGCACGGCCATCGGTCACGAGGTTCAAGACGAGGAGGGCGTAGAGCTACCGAGTTACGATGCTCTGCGCACTATCCTCCGTCACACGCTGGCGGCGATCCTCCATGACGAGGCGGAAGAAAGTGGAGAGACCGACCTTACAGCACGCGCCTACGACGAGGACGGTCGGTTGGTGATGCAGGCACGAGCCAGCTTCTCCGTCACGGATCAGTAG
- a CDS encoding heme utilization protein: MARTPTLILAACLAAGALLPADAATKKVQVPNQFDGAWTIVATTVEGPCSASTSYRVQIKDSDASIPGEEVDIDGGVSAGGTVQATITQGSNKVPIAGSLTAKGSGSGTWRTSGGLVECSGSWSAKRAS; the protein is encoded by the coding sequence GTGGCACGTACCCCTACCCTGATCCTCGCGGCTTGCCTGGCGGCAGGCGCCCTCCTCCCAGCGGATGCCGCGACGAAGAAGGTGCAGGTACCGAACCAGTTCGACGGCGCCTGGACGATCGTGGCGACCACGGTTGAGGGCCCCTGCTCGGCCAGCACGAGCTACCGGGTGCAGATTAAGGACAGCGACGCCTCAATCCCCGGAGAGGAAGTCGACATTGATGGTGGCGTGTCGGCCGGCGGCACCGTGCAGGCCACGATCACCCAGGGCTCGAACAAGGTGCCGATCGCCGGCAGCCTGACCGCAAAGGGCAGCGGCAGTGGCACGTGGCGCACGTCGGGCGGCTTGGTGGAGTGCAGCGGGAGTTGGAGTGCCAAGCGAGCGAGCTGA
- a CDS encoding DUF2171 domain-containing protein gives MVDVAQIQEHAEVVGSDGKHVGTVDHIDKGEIKLTKKDAAAGGLHHFIPVDFVRAIEGGEVHLDRPADEVMREWSTS, from the coding sequence ATGGTCGATGTCGCGCAGATCCAGGAGCATGCCGAGGTAGTTGGCTCGGACGGGAAACACGTCGGAACCGTCGATCATATCGACAAGGGCGAGATCAAGCTGACCAAGAAGGACGCAGCCGCGGGTGGCCTGCACCACTTCATCCCGGTCGATTTCGTGCGCGCGATCGAGGGCGGAGAGGTTCATCTCGACCGACCAGCGGATGAGGTCATGCGCGAGTGGTCGACGTCCTGA
- a CDS encoding GNAT family N-acetyltransferase, whose translation MAHILIRVANEADWRTYHAIRRTVLWEDRGLSGYDETLAEERLPNHHPLLQIFKGRGIGTTRLDDLRDGTGIVRLVAIAAPDRGQGHGRILNAKVEECAHRLGIRVLLVNAAAAAEGFYIATGWRRLVGHLPLALGRAGNCIPMQKAIIVL comes from the coding sequence ATGGCCCACATCCTCATTCGCGTCGCCAACGAGGCTGACTGGCGGACCTATCACGCCATCCGGCGCACCGTTCTCTGGGAGGACCGGGGTCTCAGCGGATATGACGAGACCCTCGCCGAAGAGCGGCTACCCAATCACCATCCGCTCCTGCAGATCTTCAAAGGAAGGGGCATCGGCACAACAAGGCTCGACGACCTTCGGGACGGTACGGGCATCGTGAGGCTCGTAGCCATCGCCGCACCCGATCGCGGGCAGGGCCATGGACGTATCTTGAACGCCAAGGTGGAGGAGTGCGCACACCGGCTCGGCATCCGCGTCTTGTTGGTGAATGCGGCCGCAGCGGCAGAGGGGTTCTACATCGCGACAGGATGGCGTCGCCTAGTAGGGCATCTGCCACTGGCGCTCGGGCGTGCCGGCAATTGCATTCCGATGCAGAAAGCGATCATAGTTCTGTAG